In Candidatus Bathyarchaeia archaeon, the sequence GCCATGGTGGCGGAGGAGGCGATAGATGCGCTCGATGCGCCCATAAGGCGCGTGGCGGCCTTCGATGTCCCTATACCCAGCGGTCGGCTCGAGGAGGCAGTTATACCCAAGGCCGGGGATATAGCCAACGCCGTCAGGGCCGCGATCCGGGCCCAAAGGACGAACAGGCCCCGTGAGGCCTCGAGGCCATCCTGAGCCCCATATTGGTGGCGGTGCTGGGGGCGCCCCCCGAGGCATCTCGGGTCAGAAAAGCCGAGTCCTTTTTGAAATTCCTCTGGAGAAAGCGCGTTGGAAAAGAAAGGGGAGGATCGCTTTTAATGATCTCGGGGATTTGAGGGATGAAGGCGCCGAGCTGCGAGGGGAAATCCTTGCGGAAGGCCGTTCTCGGGATCGCGGCTTTGGCCATCCTAATGGCCGCACTGGCTTTGCCGATCCTGCTCCCGGGCCGATGGGGGGAGCCGAGGCGCCTGACGAGCCTGAACGCCCTTTCAAAGCTCCCCAAGATCAGCGGGAACGGCGAGGTGATCGCCTTCCAATCGGACGCGGACGGCGACGACGATATATACCTGATCAATTGGGATGGGACGGGCCTGAGAAAGGTCACCGAAAATAACGCCAGCGATTGGGCCCCGACGATCAATTGGGACGGCTCTAGGGTCGTGTTCGAATCGAGCGCCTCGGGCGTCGAGCAGCTGTTCGCCTTCGACTCCCGGTCGGGCCGTTTGAGGCGGCTGACCCATAACCCTTGGCCCTGCTCCCAAGCGTCGATCAGCTACGATGGCGAAAGGATAGCTTTCATGGGCGAAGTCGCCGAGCTAACACATGAGCTATTCTCGATCCTTTGGGACGGATCAGGGCAGAGGCGATACGAGCTCCCCTCCCTCAGGAACGCCATGCCCTCCTTGAGCGGCGATGGCTCCAAGATAGCCTATCGGGGGAAGGATCGATCCGGCGCGCCGGATATATTCATCGTCAATTGGGACGGCTCGGGATTTAGGCAACTTACCAAGGGGCCAGCCATAGACGTAAATCCCTCGATCAGCGCCGATGGATCGCTCGTCGCCTTCTCCTCCGTCATGGACGGCCCTTGGGAGATCTACTTGGCCCGATCCGATGGATCGGCCCTAAAGCGCCTCACTCGGCTGAACGCATCATCGCTCCATCCATCCTTGAGCGGCGATGGCTCAAGGGTGGCCTTTGAATCCAATGCGGCCGGCGAATGGGATATATGGGTCGTCAACTCGGACGGCTCGGGTTTGATGAGGGTAACGGGCAACGGGACCGAGGATCTGGAACCATCCCTCAGCCACGATGGTAGGAGGCTCGTTTACAGGGCCAGATCCGGCTCAAAGTCGGAGATATGGGCCGTAGCCTATGAAGGACCGCTGCGCTGGTTGAGGTTGCTATCCCCCTCCGCCCCGCCTTTGAATAGGGCCGATCCGCCACCAATTGAGCCGGCCGTGAGATACTCGCCATCGGGCCCTTTCGGGGATCGAGGACTTCTATCGAGGCGCCCGATCGGGCCTCGGTTGGGGCTTCATTAGGGAGCAGAACTCGGGCGTATGCCTTATCAGGTCCGTCGAGGTCACTATGCCCACCAGCCTTCCCCCACTGACGACCGGCAGCTTCTTTATTCCCCTCTCGCCCATGAGGCGCGCCGCCTCCTCGGCGGTCGCATCCTCCGGGATCGTTATGAGGGGGGCCGACATCACATCCTTCGCCTTGGCCACCGATGGTTCCATGCCGCCCTCGACGACCCTCCTGAGGATATCCCTCTCGGTTATTATGCCCAAGGGCCTATCCCCTTCAACGACTAGGACCGAGCCGATCCCGAACTTGTTCATCTTCTCAACGGCCTCCTTTACCGTTGAGCTCGGCCTGACGGTTTTGACGGCGCGGCTCATTATGTCCCTTACTAACATCCCGCCCTCCGACGACATGGGGATCCCTTGGGCGCGGCGGTAATAAAAAATTAGGGATTTGGAATTGGGAAAGGCCCTCAATATGGCAGGGTTTCGATCCACGGATAAAGCCTTCGCAGCTTCTCCATCGATTTCCCAACGGCCTCCTCCGGGTAATCGTTCGCCTCCAGCCTCCCGGCCATGAAATCGTCGTAGGCCTTCATATCGAAATGGCCGTGGCCGCAGAGGAGGAACATTATCGTTTTCTCCTCCCCCCTGCGCTTGCATTCCAAAGCCTCATCTATGGCAGCCCTTATGGCATGACTAGGCTCCGGGGCGGGGATTATGCCCTCGGTCTTGGCGAAGAGAGCGGCGGCCTCGAACACGCTCAATTGATCATAGGCCTTGGATTTGATGGCGCCCTCCCTTTGGAGGAGGCAGAGCGTTGGGGCATCGCCGTGATACCTAAGGCCGCCCGCGTGGATCGGCGGCGGTATGAACTCATGGCCGAGCGTGTACATCTTCAACAAGGGCGTCATCCTAGCGGTGTCGCCATGGTCATACATATATGCGCCCTTCGTCAGCGTTGGGCAGGCCGTTGGCTCCACGGCGACGAACTCCGTCGGCTTGGGGGCCTTGCCTTTCACCTTTTCATAATAGAAGGGCCACATTAGGCCGGAGAAGCTGCTCCCTCCCCCAACGCAACCGAAGAGGACGTCCGGATAATCGTCGAATAGCTCGAATTGCTTCAGGGCCTCTAGGCCTATTACCGTTTGATGCAGAAGGACATGGTTCAGGACGGAGCCGAGCGTGTACTTGGCGCCGTTCGTGACCGCATCCTCGACCGCCTCACTTATGGCTATGCCGAGGCTGCCGGGGTGATTGGGATCTTCCTTCAATAGCTTCCTCCCGAAGGAGGTCCGATCGCTCGGGCTAGGAAGGACCTCGGCGCCCCATAGCTGCATCAAGACCCTCCTGTAGGGTTTCTGGTCGTAGCTGGCCCTGACCATGTAAACGGTCGCGCCGATCCCGAAGAGGTTGCAGCCGAAAGCCAAGGCGGAGCCCCATTGCCCAGCTCCCGTTTCGGTCGTGAGGCGCTCAACGCCCTCCTTTTTATTGTAATAGGCTTGGGCTATGGCCGTGTTAGGCTTATGGCTACCCGGCGGACTGACGCCTTCGTACTTGTAATATATCTTCGCGGGCGTCCCAAGGGCCTTCTCTAGCCTAACGGCCCTCATCATCGGGGTCGGCCTATATAGGCTGTAGGCCTCCCTGACCTCCTCCGGGATCGGTATATGCCTCTCCATTGAGACCTCCTGCCTTATGAGCTCCTTCGCGAATATCACCTCCAGCTTCTTAGGATCGACCGGGGCCCTAGTCTCCGGGTCTATTGGAGGCGGCAAGGGCTTAGGAAGATCTGGCAATATATTGTACCAATGCTTCGGTATGTCTTCGGGGCCCAATAGGGCCCTTATGGAGTTCGCCATACCCATCTCACTTGGATCGATTTTAGTCGTTCAAGGGCCCATGGGTTATATTTATATCTTACTTGCACATAAATATGCATGAAATGTGGGGGATCGTTTCGAAGCGGTTCCAAGCGCATCCCGAGCGGCTCGCCGTGGTAAAGGTCCTCGTGGAGAACGGCCTAAGCGTCCGAGGGGGGAGGATATATTGCAACGAGATAGAGATACCGGATTCGAAGATAGCCAAGGTGGCCGGGGTCGATAGGAGGACCGTGGCGGCTACTATCGCCTCCATAGAATCCGATCCGGAACTGAGGCCGCTCTTCGAGGGCCTTAGGTCCGCCGGCCATTCGCTCAAGAACGTGGCTAGGCGGCTGGGGCTCGGGGTTTTGGAGATAACGCCCTTCGATGCCCGAACGCCCGGGATATTGGCCGGGGCCGCATCCCTATTGGCCAACAAGGGCATTAGCGTTAGGCAAGCGATCGTCGATGACCCGGAGCTGGCCCCGGAGCCGAAGCTGACGCTAATAGCGGAGGGGCCGATCCCCGCGGAGCTTATACCCGAGTTCCTGAGGATAAAGGGCGTGGCGAAGGTATCGATCTATTGAGCGCCTCGGGAATGGCGATCCGAAAGCAAGGGCCGACGACCATCGGCGGATCCCGAGATAATCAAATCTCCTCAATCACGAGCCGGATCCATATCGGAAATTTTTTAAAGAAAATCGGGAGATAATGAATGCTCGGGGAAAGCGGATGAGCCTGAGCAAATCTAGGGGCATAATAGCCGCCTTGGTCTTGATAATAGTAGTCCTAGCGGCTTCCACCATATATTTTGCGACGAGGCCGGCACCCCAACCAGCAGCGCCCACGGCTGAGGTCAAGAGGATTCAATTCGGCGCCGGTGGGCCCGGCGGGACTTGGTTCTATATGGTCGGCGGAGCCGCTACGCTGCTGACGCAGGAGATGAAGGGCAAGTACATAGTATCCGTTGGGGCCTCCGCCGGATCGGTCGAGAATGTGAGGCGTGTGGCGGCCGGCGAGTACGATGTGGCCCTCGCCCATGCATCTACTTGCTACGACGCGTGGAATGGCGTGGGGACCTTCAAGGATATCGGGAAGAAGCAGGACTTTAGAATGCTCTGCGCAGCTTACCTGAGCCCGCATACCTTCGTCACACTCAAGGATACCGGAATCAAGGGCATGCAGGACTTGGTCGGGAAGCGAGTGAATACGGGGCCCCCGGGATCTGGCACGGAGGTCGCCTCGAAGAACATTCTGATGGCTCTTGGGCTTTATGATAAGATAAAGGTGAGCAACATGGAGTTCGGAGACGCAGGTATGGCCCTCTTGGACGGCAGAATAGACGTAAGCTGCATGTCGGGCGCCCCCGCTTCACAAATAGTCGAGGTCGCGGCCCAAAAGCCCATTTATATCATTCCCATGACTAGCGAGGAGATGGATAAGGTCATAGCGCAGCATCCGTACTATGCCAAGGGTGTCTTGAAGGCCAAAACATACCAAGGACAAGATGAGGACGTCCCCTGCATAGTCTTCATGGTGTACATAATAGCTCATAAGAATGTGCCCGACGACTTCATAAAGGAGATGCTCCGGATCCTATTCGACCCGAAAAGCGCTCCCTTCCTCACAAAAGCGCATGCTCAATGGGCGGATTTAAACCCGGGCCTTGAGGGGATGAGGGCCCTCAAGATACCATTGCATAAGGCCGCTGTGGAATATTGGCGAGACAAGGGGCTGAGCGTTCCCGCCGAGCTGATACCGCCTGAAATGAAGTGAGCGCTAGGAGAGCTAGGGATGAAAGTCCCCAATGTATGGCAGAAGGTCACCGCCATCATTGGGACCATCTTCTCCCTTTTTTATCTTTACGAATCCGGATTCGGGATCGTGACCAGCGAAGCCCATAGGGGCGTGTTTATGTTATGCACGCTTGCGCTTTGCTTGCTCCTTTATCCGTTTAGAAGGAAAACCCAAGCGGCGGGACCGAATCCATTCGACATATTCCTCGCGATCCTATCCTCGATCGCCGTAATCTATTGGATGATCCAGTACCCCCTAATGGCCGAGAGGATAGGGCTCCCGCCTAGGCCGATCGATATATTCTTCGGGCTGGTTTTGATAATAATCTCGCTTGAAGTGGCCAGGCGGGCCCTTGGCCTCGTGATACCGGCGATCGCGATCTTCTTCCTATTCTACGCCTATTTCGGGCCATATTTCCCGGGAACCCTATCCCACGCTGGCTATAGCTTTGAAAGGATCGTTGAATACGTCTTCCTGAGCCCGAGTGGGATATTCGGGCAGATACTGGCCGTATATGCGACTTATGTGATGCCATTCATAATTTTCGGCGCATTCCTCGATAAATCCGGCACGGGCGATTTCATCATAGATTTCGCTAGGGCCCTGACGGGCCATAAGACCGGCGGGCCGGCCTTGACGGCGGTCGTGGCGAGCGCTGGGGTTGGCACCATTTCCGGGAGCCCGATCGCGAACGTCGTCACCACGGGGACGTTCACCATACCCCTGATGAAGAGGATCGGATATAAGCCGGAGTTCGCTGCGGCCGTCGAGGCCTCCGCGTCCACGGGGGGCCAATTCATGCCGCCGGTAATGGGCGCCGCTGCCTTCTTGCTGGCCTCCTTCATAGGCATACCGTATATGGAGGTCGTGAGGGTATCTTGGATACCCGCGTTCCTATACTTCTTCGCCGTGGCCCTCATGGTCTACCTTCAAGCGGCGAAGATGGGCCTTAAGGGATTGCCCCGGGAGGAGCTGCCGAGGCTGGGGGAGGTGGCCAAGCGGGCTTACCTATTGTTGCCGCTTGCGGTCCTGATAATCCTATTCATGTATAGGTTCTCCCCCTTCTACGCGGCCTTCTGGGCCACGATGATGACGATCCCATTGGGCTGGTTGAGGAAGGAAACCAGGATGACGCCGAGGAGGATCTTCGAGGCGCTCGTATCCGCGAGCAGGGATATGCTATTCGTGGGCTCCACCGCCGGCGTCTTGGGCATAATATACAGCTGCATAATCCTGACTGGATTATCGACGAACTTCTCGGGGGCCATCATCGAACTTGCTGGCGGGAACATATTCGTAATGCTCCTCATAACGATGCTCGCGGGCACTCTGGTCGGCATGGGCATGACCACGACGGCCGCGTATGTAATCCTCTCCATCCTCACCGTTCCGGCCTTCCTGAACATGGGCGTCCCAGCGCTGGCGGCGCACATGGTGGCCTTTTGGATCGCGAATTACGGGAACCTGACGCCCCCCGTTTGCGTCGCCACGTTCGCGGCCGCCGGGATAGCAAAGGCCGAGCCGATGAGGGCGGGCCTCATAGGCATGGCCCTAGCCTCCTATATGTACATCATGCCCGTGGCCTTCCTTTATACCCCAATGGTCCTTTGGAACTCCCCCTCAGAGATCGCTTGGCACGCCCTCATATACTTCTTGGCTGCGTTCCCATTGGCCTTCGGCCTCATAGGATATCTGCGCGGGCGCATCTCATTGCCCATCAGAGCCCTATTCCTAATCTCCGTGGCGGCCATCATCCACCCGGACTTCACGCTGGATCTGATCGGCATATTCCTCTTCGGCCTAGGGCTTATGCTGCATCTGGGCTTATCTCGGATAAGGAAAAAATGAAGTAATGGAAGGAGAGCGCGGCAAATGGTGTTTTAAGCATGGGTTATAAAATTTCAATTATACCTGAGTTCTGCACGGGATGTAGGCTATGTGAAATCATTTGTTCTCTCG encodes:
- a CDS encoding amino acid-binding protein; its protein translation is MWGIVSKRFQAHPERLAVVKVLVENGLSVRGGRIYCNEIEIPDSKIAKVAGVDRRTVAATIASIESDPELRPLFEGLRSAGHSLKNVARRLGLGVLEITPFDARTPGILAGAASLLANKGISVRQAIVDDPELAPEPKLTLIAEGPIPAELIPEFLRIKGVAKVSIY
- a CDS encoding TrpB-like pyridoxal phosphate-dependent enzyme; its protein translation is MANSIRALLGPEDIPKHWYNILPDLPKPLPPPIDPETRAPVDPKKLEVIFAKELIRQEVSMERHIPIPEEVREAYSLYRPTPMMRAVRLEKALGTPAKIYYKYEGVSPPGSHKPNTAIAQAYYNKKEGVERLTTETGAGQWGSALAFGCNLFGIGATVYMVRASYDQKPYRRVLMQLWGAEVLPSPSDRTSFGRKLLKEDPNHPGSLGIAISEAVEDAVTNGAKYTLGSVLNHVLLHQTVIGLEALKQFELFDDYPDVLFGCVGGGSSFSGLMWPFYYEKVKGKAPKPTEFVAVEPTACPTLTKGAYMYDHGDTARMTPLLKMYTLGHEFIPPPIHAGGLRYHGDAPTLCLLQREGAIKSKAYDQLSVFEAAALFAKTEGIIPAPEPSHAIRAAIDEALECKRRGEEKTIMFLLCGHGHFDMKAYDDFMAGRLEANDYPEEAVGKSMEKLRRLYPWIETLPY
- a CDS encoding CBS domain-containing protein, translating into MSSEGGMLVRDIMSRAVKTVRPSSTVKEAVEKMNKFGIGSVLVVEGDRPLGIITERDILRRVVEGGMEPSVAKAKDVMSAPLITIPEDATAEEAARLMGERGIKKLPVVSGGRLVGIVTSTDLIRHTPEFCSLMKPQPRPDRAPR
- a CDS encoding TRAP transporter permease, with the protein product MKVPNVWQKVTAIIGTIFSLFYLYESGFGIVTSEAHRGVFMLCTLALCLLLYPFRRKTQAAGPNPFDIFLAILSSIAVIYWMIQYPLMAERIGLPPRPIDIFFGLVLIIISLEVARRALGLVIPAIAIFFLFYAYFGPYFPGTLSHAGYSFERIVEYVFLSPSGIFGQILAVYATYVMPFIIFGAFLDKSGTGDFIIDFARALTGHKTGGPALTAVVASAGVGTISGSPIANVVTTGTFTIPLMKRIGYKPEFAAAVEASASTGGQFMPPVMGAAAFLLASFIGIPYMEVVRVSWIPAFLYFFAVALMVYLQAAKMGLKGLPREELPRLGEVAKRAYLLLPLAVLIILFMYRFSPFYAAFWATMMTIPLGWLRKETRMTPRRIFEALVSASRDMLFVGSTAGVLGIIYSCIILTGLSTNFSGAIIELAGGNIFVMLLITMLAGTLVGMGMTTTAAYVILSILTVPAFLNMGVPALAAHMVAFWIANYGNLTPPVCVATFAAAGIAKAEPMRAGLIGMALASYMYIMPVAFLYTPMVLWNSPSEIAWHALIYFLAAFPLAFGLIGYLRGRISLPIRALFLISVAAIIHPDFTLDLIGIFLFGLGLMLHLGLSRIRKK
- a CDS encoding TAXI family TRAP transporter solute-binding subunit, producing the protein MSLSKSRGIIAALVLIIVVLAASTIYFATRPAPQPAAPTAEVKRIQFGAGGPGGTWFYMVGGAATLLTQEMKGKYIVSVGASAGSVENVRRVAAGEYDVALAHASTCYDAWNGVGTFKDIGKKQDFRMLCAAYLSPHTFVTLKDTGIKGMQDLVGKRVNTGPPGSGTEVASKNILMALGLYDKIKVSNMEFGDAGMALLDGRIDVSCMSGAPASQIVEVAAQKPIYIIPMTSEEMDKVIAQHPYYAKGVLKAKTYQGQDEDVPCIVFMVYIIAHKNVPDDFIKEMLRILFDPKSAPFLTKAHAQWADLNPGLEGMRALKIPLHKAAVEYWRDKGLSVPAELIPPEMK